GGCGAGCGGAATGGGCTTTGCCGCCCTTCAGATACCTGCCTGGGACCAACGCCTGATCGACATCGCCAAGGCGGCAGAGAGCCAAGCTTACTGCGACGAGATCAAAGGCACGCTTGCCGAGCACGGCTTGCAGGTCAGCGAACTGACCACGCATATCCTTGGACAGCTTGTCGCTGTCCACCCGGCGTACGATGCGATGTGCGATGCGTTCGCTCCTGAGGAGCTTCGTGGAAACGCCGCTGCCAGGAGCGAATGGGCTCTGCAGCAAATCAAGTTGGCCGCGAAAGCCTCGCGGCGGCTTGGACTGACCGAGATGGGAACGTTTTCGGGCTCATTCCTCTGGCCCTACTTCTTTCCGTTTCCACAGCGTCCCGAAGGCTTGGTCGATGCCGCCTTCGACGAACTGACCAGCCGCTGGAAGCCCATTCTCGACAACTGCGAAGAAGAGGGGATCAACCTATGTTATGAACTTCACCCGAGCGAAGACCTTCATGACGGCGCCAGTTTCGAGATGTTTCTTGATCGCATCGGTGGCCATCAGCGGGCCCAAATCCTCTTTGATCCCAGCCACTTCGTCTTGCAGCAGCTCAAGTATCTCGACTTCATCGACATTTATCACGAGCGCATCGGCATGTTCCATGTCAAGGACGCTGAATTCAACCCGACCGGACGCCAGGGCATCTATGGCGGCTACCAGTCCTGGGTAAACCGTGCGGCCCGATTCCGTTCGCTGGGCGATGGCCAGGTCGACTTCCGCTCGATCTTCTCGAAATTTGCCCAGTATGATTTTTCGGGCTGGGCGACGTTGGAGTGGGAATGCTGCCTGAAGAACCAGGAAGACGGAGCGCGCGAGGGCGCTGCCTTCATTCGTGATCACGTGATCCGCGTCACGGATAAGATTTTCGACGATTTCGCCGGAACGCCGCTGAGCGTCGGCCAAATGAACAAGATCCTCGGCATCTCCAACTCTTTCGCAGGAAAACACTATGGCTAATCTATTGGTGTCGGACCACGCGTCCGAAGGTTTCGCGCATCGCTACGTGCGCGTCGACGGGCAGAAAATCCACTGCGCCACGATGGGCGAGGGCAAGCCGGTGTTGCTGATCCCCGGCTGGCCACAGACCTGGTACGCCTGGCGCTACGTAATGGTCGCCTTGGCGCAAAATGGCTTCCAAGCCATTGCCGTCGACCCCATCGGCACCGGGTTTTCCACGAGACCGGAAAACGGCTACGACACGGGCTCAGTCGCGCGTCTCCTGCACCAGCTTATGACTGCGCTTGGTCACACCCGCTACGGTGTCGCCGGACATGACGTCGGCATGTGGGTCGGATACGCGCTGGCGAGCGACTACCCGGACGCCGTGGAACGCATCGCGCTGACAGAAGCTGTCATTCCCGGTCTCGCGCCTGCGCCGCAAATCTTCGTACCCCCTTCGGACAACATCTTCCTCTGGCATTTCATGTTCAATCAGGTCCTGGATCTGCCGGAATTCCTCACATCGGGACGGGAGAAAGAATATCTCGGCTTCATGTTCGACAAGTGGTCTCACCGCAGGGACCGGGTCGCAGCGGATGTCTATGCAGCTGCCTACGGGACACCAGGGGGTATCCGGGCCGGCTTCTCCTATTACCGGGCGATCCCCGAAACCATCCGTCAGAACCAGGTACGGGCGAGCCGGCCGTTGGCGATGCCGGTCTTGGCTATAGGTGCGGAGCACGCGACGGTGGACGCGCCTATGCAAACGATGCGCCGACATGCGAGCAACCTGCGCGGCGAGATTGTCCGCGATTGTGGCCATTTCATAATGGAAGAATGCCCGGACGATTTCATCGCACAGGTTGTTCCCTTCTTTCTGGAGGGGGCAGCCTGATGCCTGTCGATGCGAACATCGCCACGTTTCTGGCGGGGCTACCGGCCACGCAACCCTGCACCCTTGATGAAATGCGCGCAGAGACCGATCGAGCCCTGATCGCCATGCAAGGCCCCTCGGAGCCTGTCAGTCAGATCGAAGATCTCGTTGTGGCCGGCGACGATCCGGACGTTTCAATTCCTGTTCGGGCCTACTGGCCCGCTGGAGCGAAATGGGGCGGCAAGCCTCCGGCTATGGTTTTTGCCCATGCCGGGGGATGGTGCCTGGTATCGCTCGACGCGTATGACAATCCGTGTCGTGCGCTCGCCAATGCGACCGGCTGCGTTGTGTTTTCTGTCGGATATCGCCTTGCTCCGGAACATCCCTATCCGGCAGCTCTGGACGATGTCTATCGCGCCCTATGCTTTGTCGCCGACCATTCGGAACGACTGGGAGTGGACAGAAATAGGATTGTCATCGCTGGTGACAGCGCCGGCGGCAACCTGGCTGCCGCGACCGCGATGCTCGCACGCGACCGCAGTGGACCGCCTATCGCGCAACAACTGCTCATGTATCCGCCAGTCGATACCGACTTGGAAACCGCTTCCTATCAGGAGTTTGCCGACGGTTACTATCTGACGCGCGATGCAATGAAGTTCTGTTGGGGCGCCTATCTCGGTGACCGAGTGACGACGCCCCCAGTCTATGCCGGCCCGCTTCGGGGCGATCTCTCCAGTTTGCCACCGGCGACGATCATGGTGAGCGAGTATGATCCCTTGCGCAACGAAGGCGAATCCTACGCGCGCAAACTTGACGCATGCGGCGTCCCAACCACGCTCATCGTTCTCGAGGGAATGGTCCATGCCTGCATCCATATGCTCGGCATCACACCGGCGGCGAAAGCGATATTCGCCAATGCGGGAAGAGAGCTGCGTCTGAAGCTCGGTGCATTCTAAGGCTAGGCGGTGTGACGGTGAACGCGCTAGTCAATACTGTCGGGAGCGTCAGCGGCAGGTGGCATTGCGTCGGAGCGAAGGCGGTCGGGCAGTCGAGCGCATTGACGGGCCAGACTCGCTTGGTCACAGCCGGTCCACGTCGATGATCGCCTGAGCGAAGTCCTCCGGCGCATCCTGCGGCAGGTTGTGGCCGACGCCGCCGGCGATGTTGCGATGCTGGTAGTTGCCGGAAAACATGCCGGCTTAAACTTCGAGCCCCCGATGCGGGGCGGCGTTCTGGTCGCCTTTGAGTGTAATTGTCGGGGTCGTGATCACCGGGCTATTGGCAAGCTTTTCCTCGAATGCGTCGAAGCGGGATTCCCCTTCGATCAGGTCCAGCCGCCAGCGATAGTTATGGACGATGATAGCGACATGGTCGGGGTTGTCGAAAGCAGGGGCCGAACGTGTGAAGATCGCGTCGTCGAATTGCCCGTTCGGCGAGGCGGTCTCCCAGATTAGATGAACAAAGCCGTGCGTATTGGCCTGGTAGCCCAGCCGGCCACGCTCAGTGGCGAAATAGAATTGATACCACCAGGCGAGCTCGGCTTTGAGCGGTATAGGCTTCTTGTTCATTCTCTTGGCTGCCGATCCGCTCACCGACACCATCGCCTTACAGCGATCCGGCCACAGGACGGCCATGATTTTCGACGTACGGGCACCGCAACCATAGCCTCCGATGATGGCTTTTTCGACGCCGAGCGCGGCGGCCAAGGCGGATTGCTGGCCGTTGCGTGGTGTGCCCTTCGATAGGGACCGGGCCGTGCCATACCTCCTGAGATAGGGCACGATCATCCGATAACCGGCCGATACAAACAGCGGCGCGACGTCGACATAGCTATGAATGTCGTAGGGCCAGCCGTGCCGCAGCAGGACCACGCGCTCGTTGCTGGCACGAGCCTCGGCGTAATCGATTTCGAGGTCGACGACCTTAATGCTTTTCATGGATTCAATGGACGTGGTCGGGCGGCCACAATGGCGGTCCGCGACGTCGTCGCGGAGGTGTCTGACCCCGCATCGGCTGCGTCGGCAAAGCCAAGTTTGACGGCTGCGGCGGTAAATGCAGCCAGGCTGAACAAGCGACGGCGTTCAAGGTTGAATTCGACGGACATCGATCCGGCTGCTTGGCTGGTCCATTCCGATAAGACCGGTGCACCACGAGTTTGCGCGGAGCGTGCGAGATAGGGAGGACCGTCCCTCACGATCCATGTCGACCGCGTAGACGACCATGCTCCCGGCAAACACCCTCCCGCACACAAAAGGCGCTTGCAAATCTCGCATTTAGACAACGGTCTTGCTCTGGAACATCGCCTTGCGGAGGGGGTTTAATAGGATCGTTGTAAAAAAGGACGTTTTGCCATGCCAACCCATCTGGATAAGGGAGGCGACAGAGTCGGGACATCGAATGGTAGGAACCCACTGCCAACAGGATTGGGATTTCTCAGGCGCGCTTTCTTACTTGCAGTTATTATCGGTTTAACACTTGCAGTGATTGCGTTCACAATATCGCGCTCCTTGGAACCAGGCAGTGACCTCGGCAGCAATCAGCAAACGGTTGTACCAACAGGTACCGATAAGGCCAAGTGAAGTTGAAGCACCCACGAACCGCCAAGCGACATCCGCTCGAGCAACGGTCGGAGCGGTGGTGACGCATGCGTAACCCCTCACGCGCGAACCGGCCCGATAGGATTGGACCGCGGGCGGGTCGAGAATGCTTGTAGGTCTACTTCAACTGCAGCGCGTTCATAGATAATGACGCTTTCTGGTGCACTGCTTACCGAACGTGCGGCCGGCAGAAGCATGCCACTGTTCAAATGCTAGTTTGATGACACGGCCGGACGCTAGACTTCTTTCTGGCACGTATGGCTCTCCGGGAAGTCCGGATTCGCTGGATCAACCGAGATTTTGCCCGAGAATTCCTTCCTTGAAGGAACGTGCACATCGATACGGTGAAAGTGAAGGCACGAAAGTTCCACGGACGGCACGCCTATCGAAGGAGACCGTCGCTCCCGAATTCGTCCCATCCGCTCAAGCCGGTCGCGGCTTCGTCGGCTCGTTCGCTTGGTTTGACTTTTTCCTTTTTCTTCAGCGACCGCGTCAACTTCGCCTGATACGCGGCCCGCCTGCGATTTTCCGCTTTCGCCGCTATATCTTCTTCTCGCCACTCATCCACGGCGCCACGGTCGAGTAGATCTTCGACGACACGAGGATCGAATATGTGAAAGGTGATCTTCCTTGCGCGTCCTTGTAGCCTCACCGTTCGCGTCCCGGCGCTGGGCAGACGACCGTCTGCGAGCCAGCGCTTCCGCTCTGATGCCGTGATCGTCAGAATATCCTCGATCTCTCGAGGAATGATCGGAAGGTTTGCGATGCCGTCCAACGCGCTGGAGACGGCCGATGCCGTAGCTCTGAAGGCTGTCTTCGAAGTCTCTGGCATGACGAGGATCAGCCCGCCTGGCTGCATATCCAGCGACTTCCGGATCGTGGATGGTAGCCGGGACCGGATTTCCTGCAGAATACCCTTAAGCCTGACACCAGATCCGAGGGTCGCCACCACGGGAAGCGGCCACTCCCTGATCAGTTCGGGATCGTCACTTTCCTTGCTCTTTGTCTTCGTCTTGGGCATTCCGCAGGAGATGGTGTTGAAGGGGCCGCGCGTCAACGGAGCTTGGGATGATTTGCCACGTTCCCTCCTCATATCTGTGTCGATGCCGAGTTGGTTTCCGGTCATGGGACCGCAAAACCCCGTTTAGAACTGAGGAGATGCCCATGTTCCGGCGGACCGCCGGGACAGACGACACTGGCCGGGTGAACTCTTTACCAAGCTACACATCGACACCCGAGAAACGTTCATCAGGGACAGCAGGCAGACCGGGATTTCTCAGCGGTCCGGTCGCAGCGCTGTTAAATGATTGACAAAACCCGGTTGGGATTAAGTTCACGATGCCAGGGGCCTTAGAGGATGTGCCAGACAGGGCACCCGACGTTCCTATGTCCGTCGTCGGTCGAAACAGCGTGCAGGTCGACCGCGCAATGATCTTCGCCCACCGCTTCGGCTCCGATCAGAATATGTGGCGGTGGTCACTCCAGCGGCGCCTGCGAGCGCCATTCCAGTCATAGCCCATCACGTTCTCCCTGCGGTGAACTGCGCGCGTGGATCCTTCGACGGCATTGTTGTCCTAGGACAGCATCTCGAGACCGTGTTTCCGGACGATCTAAAGCAGCTTCAATGCGGGGCCGCTCGGCCCCTTCGCGCCGGTTTCCCACTTTTGCACTGTCGATTCCCTGGTGTTCAGGTATCGCGCGCCGCTCAGGTCATAGTTGCGCTGCCGCTAGCCGTGATCCTTCTTCCCCGCGAGAGGTCGCTTCCGGCACACTCGATGAGCGCGCCGGAACGAGGTCCGCTCTTCACTCGGATGCGGCCGCAGCAACAACCGCCTCATTGTGTTTCGCCAGAGCTTGCTGGGCTGCCGCAGCGACGTCCGAACTCCTATCTCCCGCGACTTGAACTGTCGGGAACGCCGGTTTGATGTCGTTGTCGTGAAACGCCTTGTTGATCATCATCAGCGCGCGGCGCTTGAGCATGAACTGTTCTCCGGGCACGGTGGTGAACTTCATTCGCAGGATCAATCCTGAATCCCCGAGGCTATCAATACCCTGCATCTTCAGGGGTTGAATGGTAATCGCCGCAAACTCAGGATCGACCAGCAATTCCTGCCCAATCTTTTTGATGATCTTGCGTGCTTTGTCCACGTCGGTGTCGTAGCCGACGGTAACCGTGAGCTTCTCGACGACCCAGTCCCGGCTCATATTCTGGACCGCGCCAAGCTCGCTGAAGGGAACGATATAGATCGCGCCCCGGTGGTGACGCAGCTTCACCGATCTGAGGCTGAACGACTCGACGGTGCCCTTGTAGCTGCCGCTTTGGATGTACTCCCCGACCCGGAACGCGTCGTCGAGCAGATAGAACATGCCGCTGATTACGTCCTTGACCACCGTCTGTGCACCGAAGCCGATCGCTACACCGACGACACCGGCGCCTGCGATCAATGGAGCAATCTCAACGCCGAGCGACGACAGGGCCATCATAATGGCGACCGCCACGAACAGGATCATTAGGACGTTCTTGAGGATTGGTAGAAGCGTCCTGATCCGGGCACGCTTGCGTTCGCGTTCACTCCCGGTTTCGTGGGCCGTTTCCGTCTCGCCAAGCTTCCGATCGATCAGCACCTTAACGATGTTCCAGACAAGGTCGATTGCAAGCAGGATGATCCCGGCACTCAACGCTCCGCGCATCAGCCTCAATGCAGCCGAATCCTGAGCGGCAATCCCTGTCAACTCGATATCAAGCACCTCCGCCAAAACGACAATTGCACCGACGAGAAGCGCTGCGCGAATCCCACGCTCGACCATCACCGAGATTACCCCCGGTCTGGTTGGACTTTCGGCATCGGCCAGACTGCTCGTCAGAAGATTGTCGACGGAAGCGCGCGTGAGGGCGATCGCGCCGGGAAGTGCGGCGGCAACGACTGCGATCCAGAATGGCTTCATGGCACCTGCCACCCAGAGAAGCCAAAGCGCAACAAAATAGCCAGTCCAGACCCAGTTTCGGGCGCGGACACCTATCCTGCTGAAGCGGCTTGCGTGCTCAGTCGGGCGATGGACCATTGGACGGTTCCACACGGCTTCGATGCCAAGAAGGAGAAGGACGATCCCCAGCGTATAGGCCACCACCTGTCGCGACGGGTCGGCAAAGCCAAGCGTGGTGAGAAGATGAACGGTGACGGAGCCGAAAGCATACCAACCCACCAAGTAGCCCAGCCGCTTCGTCCAATGCGCAGCCGCCTGATCGGAGACCGGTATGACCCGAAACCGTTCGGCATTTGCGAAGCCATCGGATCCAGACGGTGCAAGGAGGAAATCGAAAGCGACGAGTGCGAGCCGGAAGATCACCACCGCGAACAGGTAACCGACAACGATTTCGCGGACGAGCGGCGACCAGTCGAAGGCAAGGAAGAAACCAAGGCTCCCCAGCGCAAATGCGAGCACGTAACTCGTGCCCCATAGCAGTCTCGCCGAAATCGCCACCAGCTTGTCGCGTACGGTCAGAAATCGCAGCGAAGCGATCCAAGCACGCCAGCCTCGGCTGAGCCACCAGAAGCACCATTGTGCGGCCAACCCTGCTGCGATGAAAGCGAGCACAAAGACGATGGGGCGTGCACTGCGGCTGGTATCGAGCTCGCTCTGCAGGACGGACGCCGCGCGGGCGGTTTCGGCCGGGAACGCGCGCAAGCCTCCGAGAAGCTGGGCTGCTCGCGCACGAAAGATCGAAGCAAAGCCGGCATAAGAAACAGTTGCAACGGCGGCCGGCGCCGCTGCACCAGTGGCGGGTTTCGCGCTCAGTAGCCAAGATCGCACGTGTGGGTCATCCACAAGTTCGAGGAAACGCTGAACTTTCTCTGCCTGGACCGGATCTGGAGCCTTTTCCTGTGCGGAGCCCGGCGAAGATAAGACGGCCAGTGCGGCCACAAACGCGAGCCCGGCAAGCGCCAAGCGGATGAATGTACACATTCGATTCATAGACAACGTTTGCATCTTGGGTTCTCGCTTCCCGGGTGTTCCGGTTAATTTCTGCAGTCTGTGGCAGAAGGCTGACACGCTGGCTTAGTCTGTGATCTTCCAGCCATCTTGGACGGTCCCCATCCGGCGGCGTTTCCTGCGGCTGCGACCGTGTGGCTGCGAGGATCTTATCTCCAAGACCGACGCGGCTATCCGTTAGTGTATGCCCGTCGGAGATGCGCGCCGCCATCAGCCGGACGATATCAGGCGATGGGGCGAACTGCCGTGATTGAGACAATCACATTCCAATGAACAACAAGTGTCGCACCAAGAACCGCGAGCCGGATTTAGACGAGCTGTGGGCCAAGGTTCCTTCACCCATGTCCGATCCTCTCATGGCAATGGTGGTGACGTTCCGTGGCAGGAGAATCGAGCTGCCGTTGATGCGCATTGCGGGCCCCAGACCGAGCTTGACGCGATTCCAAGCCTGCCGACGGGCTAGTGGCCACAACCTCAAACAAATCCTCGGAGGGCAGGAATTTCCCGGATTATAGCACGGTGTGGATGGGAAACGACGACTTGGCACCGCGCGGCCAGTCTGGGGATGTTTGAAGCCGCCTGGAGGGTCACACATTGAACGACTTCGACGATAGGAAGCGGGGTTCATCTGTACCCTCTTCGGCGGTTGCCAACGTGCGACCTTGACCGCTTTGCGTTATTCGACTGGCTCAAGCGCCCGCTCCTGCCAATCCGTTAGTTCGTTAGCAGCTTACTTACGCTGCCAGAACAGCAAGGAGCCCCCTGTTAAGCAGCCTTTGTCTCATGTCTGCACCCTTTCACGGACCACGTTTCACTATGCCTCAATGCCCCCCAAGCACCAGCGTCTGCACCGGCAGCACCAGTGCCTGCAAGCGCAGGATCATCGCGTGCACGAGGCCGAGGGTATCGACCACGTGCAGGTAGATCCAGCGGCCAGTGCTGATGTCGGATGACTCCAGTTCCTCATGGCTGTTGGTATAGGCATTGGCGATGCAGGTGCTGCCCGGAGGCACGTCATCGAGCCCGCCGGGATAGAGTGGCTCCATGAAAACAGTGAGCGTGCCAGGCTGCGAAATATTCGCAACATCGATCAGCTGATCGCTGGCGCGAACCTGGCCAGAGGCAATCACCTCCTGCACCTCGGTGACGACGAGCGGGATGATGGTGAAAGGCTTGCCGACGCAGGTCGCCTCGCCGATCATGCCGACCTTGATCACTTGCGTCTCGATCTGGCCGAAGCCGGCAACCAGCCACGGCTTGCCACCGTTACCTTCAGGCACCAGAACGCCCGCCGGCCGCAACATTGGATTGACCACTTCGCCCACCCGGAGGGTGAACTGCTGCAGCGTGCCAGACACGCCGGCGCGCACGGTGGTCTTGGCGATGTCGACTTCCGCCTGCTTCAAGGCCGCTTCGGCGCTGGCCTTCTGCGAGGGCAGTAGCGACTGGAGCTTGGTCTCCAGCGTCTGCCTGTTGGATTGGGCGGCGGTAAGCGCACCCTTGCTACCTTCCAGTGCGACTTGTCGACGCTCGATCTCGCGCCGTGCGACGACATTTGGGTTCAGCTTGTTCAGTTCGACCTGGGTGTCGTACTCGTCTTGGGCCTGCTGCACCGCCGCCTGTGCCTGCACAATCGCGCCATCGGCAGCGACCAGCTCGGTGCGCGAGACGGTCATCTCGGCATCGACTTCGGCGATCTGGCGGCGCGCTACCTCGGCGGCGGCTTCCTCTTCCGAACTGTCAAGCTTGAAAAGCGGCTGGCCGGCCTCCACCTTTTGAAAGGCGGTAACATAGATCTCGGAGACCCGTCCGCTAGTCTCGGGCAGCACCGCGACAGTGCGGAACGCCGCGTTCACATGGGACGTCGACGGATGGAAGTAGAAGATCAGTGTGATCAGCGAAATCGTCAAGACGATGCAGGCGGTGATCCCCCAGCGCAGTTCGAACCAGACCGAATAGAGCGTAATCTCCCGCCCGAACCTTTTGCCCTGGACATAGCGGCGGAAGAGGTAATCGGGAAAGATCGTCAAAAGCGAACAGAGAAGAAACTCGAACATGGCTCAGATCCTCACTTCCGCCCTCGGCTGACTGGATGCGGCGGCAGAACCACTCGCTAAGGCTTCGGGCTCAGGTGCCGATGGCTTCTCCGCCTTGCCGGCAATCCTCTCCAGCGAGCGGGCGATCGAACCAAGCGGCGAGGAGAAGTCAGGCAGGTCGATCAGCGCCAGGATGAGGGCGGCGATCCAGAAGATGTTGTTGTGGGTGAGCAGCGAGATCAGCCCCAGCACGGCCACTAGCTCGTACTGGACCTTGTGGGTCTTGTGGGCGAGCGTCTCTGGCAGTGAGTGCAGCCGGAGATAGAAAGTGCCGATCGCGAAGATCGCCAGGATCATGAAAGCGACGACGACGTTGAACAGGACGTCGGTCTGTCCTGGCGCCGTGATGAATGCGGGCAGATGATGGATCGCAGTCGAATGCACTAATTCTGCCAACTGCGTTTTCCTCGAACCTGGTCAGATTAGGCCCTATTTCAGAGGCTTAGCATACAATTGATATTTGTACAGCGGAAGTTTCTTTAGGCCTCCCATCGGGCTGAAATTGCGATGTGTTGCAGCTGGGGAGCTTGTAGCGGACTTCGACGACATCAGCTTCGACTTGCATTTTGACGGGCAGTCGGCCCCGAATACATAAACGTGAAATCCGACAGCGCGCGGTCATGTTTAACGGCAATGTGCTTGCCTGTCGCACACCCTTTTAGTCAATCATCGGGCGCCGGCCCGGAGTTCGGCATTGAGCTCGGCCTGGGGCTTGCGCCGGTAGAGTTCGGCAATGACAATCGACAAGTCAACGGGGAGCAAAGTACTATTTGTCGCGATTGCTGAGAAGCCCCGCCAGCAACTCGATATGTTGTTGTTGCTTGTCAATCAGCGATTTCAGCTCGACGTCGCGCATTTGATCCAGCTTGTCCATGCAGCGCCATGATCTCAATTTCCGCCTTCAGGTTAACCTCATAATCGTGTGTCGCATCAGGCCCTCTTTTTGGATGCCTGTTGTTTGACACGGCTCCGTAGAGGTTTGCCTTCGATATGCTGGATATCGAAGGCGTTTGTCCTGCACAAGATCGCTGAGCTTGCGAAAGCCGTAGGTAGGCGGATCGAAGTTTTCGCTTTCCACGGCGGCTCGAATGTGTTCCCCACCTGCGATATTCCGGGGGCATAGCGAACAAAAGGTTGGGCCACTCGCTGTGATCGCATGACCCGCCCAATTCCATTGCCTACATCGGCTCCTAGCAATTCGGCTCCTCTAAGGAGAGGTATCAACGTCATACAATTCACCTCGTTACGCCGGGGCGTTTGCTGCTTACCCGTCGGAGGTGGCCTTTCGCCGGGAATCCGGAACATAGAGACCCAGCAAGCGTTTAGATTCATCCACTGGGAGGTAATGATGACGAAGCGCTCCCTTCCCATGTCGCCTGAGGTGCGCGCGGCAATTGCCGCGTTTCTGAGCGCGTGCCAGAAAGAAGCCCGGCCCTTTGCCACGTCTGAGGCCCTAGGGGCAGTCCGGCGTATATTCCCTGATCTGGATATTTCCGACACGGATCTCATGGATGCAATCACCAGCGAAGCATTCGTGGCTGGTTTTGACGTGGATACTCCGAATACTGCTTCCGGGGAATGGGATAGTGAAGGCGGCGCACCGCGGACCGAAAATCAACGGCATTAGGTAGCAAAGACCGTGGTTTTTGCTACCTAATGCCGAAAATCAAGGCATGGGCGGTAATGACAGGGATGATAGAAGGTGGCAGGCAAGAGCAACCAAGGAAGGTAATGAGTTGCTCTAGGACGGTCCTGGGGACCGGCCCAGTGGGGCCCACGCAAAAGCGCGATCCGATAGGGTCCGCTTCACGTGGATGGCGGCCTCGGCTGCGCCGAGTAGTGGCACTTGCTTCAGATTAAATCCAGATAGTGGAGCAACGCGATAACGCCGACGACGACAACAACGATGTGTGCCATCTGCTTCATTGCCGCGTCGATTGGAAGTTTTTGAACGAACCACAGCATCAGGGTAATGACAAGGCCCGTGACTAGGATGCTGATTGCGATGAACAACTTCAAGGAGCGGCTTTTTCGACTGTATGTCAGAGTCAGATATCGCCTGTGGAAACTTGCTAGTTGTTGCGGCAAGTCAACGCGAGGGACGAAACGCGAACAGGCCGCTGTCGGGATCTTTATGTCCAGGGATCCCTGTAGATCCAATATCTGCGGCGATCTGATTGGATGTAATTCCGTTGCTACCATATGCATGGCGGCATGCGCCAATGCGACGTGGTACCCGCGCTTAT
This is a stretch of genomic DNA from Ensifer adhaerens. It encodes these proteins:
- a CDS encoding alpha/beta fold hydrolase, which gives rise to MANLLVSDHASEGFAHRYVRVDGQKIHCATMGEGKPVLLIPGWPQTWYAWRYVMVALAQNGFQAIAVDPIGTGFSTRPENGYDTGSVARLLHQLMTALGHTRYGVAGHDVGMWVGYALASDYPDAVERIALTEAVIPGLAPAPQIFVPPSDNIFLWHFMFNQVLDLPEFLTSGREKEYLGFMFDKWSHRRDRVAADVYAAAYGTPGGIRAGFSYYRAIPETIRQNQVRASRPLAMPVLAIGAEHATVDAPMQTMRRHASNLRGEIVRDCGHFIMEECPDDFIAQVVPFFLEGAA
- a CDS encoding HlyD family secretion protein; protein product: MFEFLLCSLLTIFPDYLFRRYVQGKRFGREITLYSVWFELRWGITACIVLTISLITLIFYFHPSTSHVNAAFRTVAVLPETSGRVSEIYVTAFQKVEAGQPLFKLDSSEEEAAAEVARRQIAEVDAEMTVSRTELVAADGAIVQAQAAVQQAQDEYDTQVELNKLNPNVVARREIERRQVALEGSKGALTAAQSNRQTLETKLQSLLPSQKASAEAALKQAEVDIAKTTVRAGVSGTLQQFTLRVGEVVNPMLRPAGVLVPEGNGGKPWLVAGFGQIETQVIKVGMIGEATCVGKPFTIIPLVVTEVQEVIASGQVRASDQLIDVANISQPGTLTVFMEPLYPGGLDDVPPGSTCIANAYTNSHEELESSDISTGRWIYLHVVDTLGLVHAMILRLQALVLPVQTLVLGGH
- a CDS encoding mechanosensitive ion channel family protein, with the protein product MNRMCTFIRLALAGLAFVAALAVLSSPGSAQEKAPDPVQAEKVQRFLELVDDPHVRSWLLSAKPATGAAAPAAVATVSYAGFASIFRARAAQLLGGLRAFPAETARAASVLQSELDTSRSARPIVFVLAFIAAGLAAQWCFWWLSRGWRAWIASLRFLTVRDKLVAISARLLWGTSYVLAFALGSLGFFLAFDWSPLVREIVVGYLFAVVIFRLALVAFDFLLAPSGSDGFANAERFRVIPVSDQAAAHWTKRLGYLVGWYAFGSVTVHLLTTLGFADPSRQVVAYTLGIVLLLLGIEAVWNRPMVHRPTEHASRFSRIGVRARNWVWTGYFVALWLLWVAGAMKPFWIAVVAAALPGAIALTRASVDNLLTSSLADAESPTRPGVISVMVERGIRAALLVGAIVVLAEVLDIELTGIAAQDSAALRLMRGALSAGIILLAIDLVWNIVKVLIDRKLGETETAHETGSERERKRARIRTLLPILKNVLMILFVAVAIMMALSSLGVEIAPLIAGAGVVGVAIGFGAQTVVKDVISGMFYLLDDAFRVGEYIQSGSYKGTVESFSLRSVKLRHHRGAIYIVPFSELGAVQNMSRDWVVEKLTVTVGYDTDVDKARKIIKKIGQELLVDPEFAAITIQPLKMQGIDSLGDSGLILRMKFTTVPGEQFMLKRRALMMINKAFHDNDIKPAFPTVQVAGDRSSDVAAAAQQALAKHNEAVVAAAASE
- a CDS encoding Thivi_2564 family membrane protein, with amino-acid sequence MKLFIAISILVTGLVITLMLWFVQKLPIDAAMKQMAHIVVVVVGVIALLHYLDLI
- a CDS encoding sugar phosphate isomerase/epimerase family protein, encoding MKTIKGPSLHLAQFSDANPPFNTLKSIAEWASGMGFAALQIPAWDQRLIDIAKAAESQAYCDEIKGTLAEHGLQVSELTTHILGQLVAVHPAYDAMCDAFAPEELRGNAAARSEWALQQIKLAAKASRRLGLTEMGTFSGSFLWPYFFPFPQRPEGLVDAAFDELTSRWKPILDNCEEEGINLCYELHPSEDLHDGASFEMFLDRIGGHQRAQILFDPSHFVLQQLKYLDFIDIYHERIGMFHVKDAEFNPTGRQGIYGGYQSWVNRAARFRSLGDGQVDFRSIFSKFAQYDFSGWATLEWECCLKNQEDGAREGAAFIRDHVIRVTDKIFDDFAGTPLSVGQMNKILGISNSFAGKHYG
- a CDS encoding alpha/beta hydrolase produces the protein MPVDANIATFLAGLPATQPCTLDEMRAETDRALIAMQGPSEPVSQIEDLVVAGDDPDVSIPVRAYWPAGAKWGGKPPAMVFAHAGGWCLVSLDAYDNPCRALANATGCVVFSVGYRLAPEHPYPAALDDVYRALCFVADHSERLGVDRNRIVIAGDSAGGNLAAATAMLARDRSGPPIAQQLLMYPPVDTDLETASYQEFADGYYLTRDAMKFCWGAYLGDRVTTPPVYAGPLRGDLSSLPPATIMVSEYDPLRNEGESYARKLDACGVPTTLIVLEGMVHACIHMLGITPAAKAIFANAGRELRLKLGAF